The DNA sequence TAATCTCATCTAAAGATTTTATCCCTTCATTTATCATAAATTTCTCAATTCCATCTATTATATCTAAGGTAATAGTCGGTTTTATAAAATTTCCACTGCCTATCTGTACCGCCCAAGCTCCTGCCATAATAAACTCTATTGCATCCTTATAACCCATAATCCCACCAATTCCTAAAATAGGAACGTCAACCGCTTTCGAAACTTCATACACCATCCGCAGTGCTATAGGTTTAATACAGGGACCTGACAATCCAGCTATAATATTATCAAACACAGGTTTCCTTTTCTCAATATCTATTGCCATACCAGCAAAAGTATTTACAAGGGATAATCCATCAGCCCCTGCCTTCACACAGTTTTCAGCTACATGGACTATGTTTTCTGCATTTGGGGATAGTTTGACTATTAATGGCTTTTTACATACCTTTCTTACTTCGGTAACTACTTCATAAGCAATTTTAGATTTTATTCCAAAAGCCATACCTCCAACTCTTATGTTAGGACAGGATATGTTTAACTCTACTATATCTATTTCAGTTTCGTTTAATTTATCTACAGCCTTTACATAGTCTTCAATTGAGCTTCCTCCTACATTGGCTATTATTACCGTACCCTGTTCTATCATAAAGGGCAATTCTTCTTTTATAAAATTATTAATACCTGGATTTTCTAATCCAATACTATTCAAAATCCCTCCAGTAGTTTCATATATCCTTATGCCTTTATTACCCTCTTTTTTCTTTAGAGTCAACCCTTTAGTACAAATACCACCTAATTTTGATAGTGGAAAATAATTAGCATATTCCCTACCAAATCCAAAAGTTCCAGAAGCTGCAATTACAGGATTTTTA is a window from the Tepidimicrobium xylanilyticum genome containing:
- a CDS encoding dihydroorotate dehydrogenase encodes the protein MNTKVNICGIEFKNPVIAASGTFGFGREYANYFPLSKLGGICTKGLTLKKKEGNKGIRIYETTGGILNSIGLENPGINNFIKEELPFMIEQGTVIIANVGGSSIEDYVKAVDKLNETEIDIVELNISCPNIRVGGMAFGIKSKIAYEVVTEVRKVCKKPLIVKLSPNAENIVHVAENCVKAGADGLSLVNTFAGMAIDIEKRKPVFDNIIAGLSGPCIKPIALRMVYEVSKAVDVPILGIGGIMGYKDAIEFIMAGAWAVQIGSGNFIKPTITLDIIDGIEKFMINEGIKSLDEIRRVI